In one Culex quinquefasciatus strain JHB chromosome 2, VPISU_Cqui_1.0_pri_paternal, whole genome shotgun sequence genomic region, the following are encoded:
- the LOC6036438 gene encoding dynein assembly factor 6, axonemal, with protein sequence MLSVDNIKQLKKLFRPEDGSDSEDDGHDGGVGQLGPGDIGASSQRAKEKAPENPDEHVKPCSYAPLEKKPEPELPKSVEEWERLQEVECENLLESRPRPEYKITYKQTVATEDLYLQMSGKTASTSSCENMVVEVFLTGETVGIQHIDLTVQEQGIKVRSPKYFLDLHLPHKIDPDRGNAAWLSEEKILKLTLKLVREFDFVNF encoded by the exons ATGCTGAGTGTGGACAATATCAAGCAGCTGAAGAAACTGTTTCGACCGGAGGATGGGTCGGATTCCGAGGACGATGGCCACGATGGAGGGGTTGGTCAATTAG gACCGGGAGATATTGGAGCTTCTAGTCAGCGTGCCAAAGAGAAAGCTCCGGAAAATCCGGATGAGCACGTGAAGCCCTGCTCGTACGCTCCATTGGAGAAGAAACCGGAACCAGAACTGCCAAAATCCGTTGAAGAGTGGGAACGACTGCAGGAAGTGGAGTGCGAGAACCTGCTCGAGTCCCGGCCACGACCCGAGTACAAGATAACGTACAAGCAAACCGTGGCCACCGAAGATCTGTACCTGCAGATGAGTGGCAAAACGGCCAGCACCTCGAGTTGCGAAAACATGGTCGTGGAAGTCTTCCTCACCGGGGAAACCGTTGGCATTCAGCACATCGATCTGACCGTACAGGAACAGGGCATCAAAGTTCGCTCGCCCAAGTACTTCCTAGATCTTCACCTCCCCCACAAGATCGACCCAGATCGCGGCAATGCTGCGTGGTTGTCGGAGGAAAAGATTCTCAAGCTGACACTGAAGCTGGTGCGGGAGTTTGATTTCGTTAACTTTTGA